A segment of the Candidatus Thorarchaeota archaeon genome:
AGCCTCTTTGGCTGCGAAGAGCCCCGCAAGATGAGGTGCTGGGTCGCCATATTGACTGCAGTAAGAGCGCTCTTCATCACAGAACACACGTCGAAAGAAACGCGAGTCGGGGGCAATCTCGCGAATCCTCTGGACGTTCACTATGTCAGTACCAATCGAGAATCCAGCTATGGACTCCAATTCCAGCACTCTCATTGACAACGGGCTCTGGCCTAGCTGACTCCGTGAGGTCTTATAATCGTAATGCAGTGTGTGTGTCAGCGAAGCGATTCCGACTCCGTCTGCATGATTGCCGATGACCACGGGTACTTCTCCACAATGGAACTCATGAGACGAGTCACTTTGCGCTCCTCTGATGTGCCAGAATAGGTGAGCAGGATGACCAGACCCCCCCGAGTACGTTTGACCTTCTGATACATGGTCTTGGTTGTGTTGATAACGTCGCACACGACCATCACCTGGGCATGAGGAATGTCAAGGTCGCGTTCACCCACCGGAGACATCACCAGCACTCGCACTGCCTCATCCTCTCTGAAGGCCCTGAGCACCTCACCCTTGTTAGTGGTCTGCCCTGTGAGAGCAAGGGAGTTTAGACCAGAGCGCTCGAGCAGAGTCTGGATGTCCTTTACCATCTCAAGATAGGAGGTCAGGACAAGCACCTTCTCGAATCTCTTCGCAATGGCCAGAACTCTGACGGCCTTTGATGAGACCTCCGGAAGAGACCTTCTGAGCTGTGAGAGATTGAAATGATGCTTGACTGGCTCCTCGTAGAACATCCGTATGAATCTGCGTGGAGGCATCCCATAGACATACTTCCTGAGCATGAGGAGACCTCCATACTGCGACTTCAGTTCGTCGCTGACTGGAAGAGTGTCCAGTAGCAGATAGATTCTCCGAGAGTCACCTTCTATTAGCCCGAGATTGTCACTCTCTTCGAGCTCATTGACTATCTGCTGACGGCAGTCTCGAATGAGCTCATCAAGAACAATTGAGACCGAGCGTACCTTGATGTCTGTAACCCGCTCCATCTGCAACAGTGTGGGTTCTATGTAGTCACTCACATCGGTGCCATAGAGGTCCTCCATTGAGATGAGCACTGCGTTGGGTATGTATTCTCGAAGGGTTGCGAGTTCTTGACGGATCTCAACCTGATCTTTACTGAATACAGCGTGGTCGTCACGGAGCGTACCCGACATCCCAATGATCCACTTGTCCTTCAGTTGGGACAGAAGCGTAGGCCACGGGTATACTAAAGCGGTGAGGCCCCCAGAGCGTCTGACAAGAGTGTCGACCTCGTTTATCAGGACAGCATCGATACCGCTCGCAGCCTCGGGATGACGTTCCAGTACTCCAGCGAGTACCTGTGGAGTGGCTACAATCACACGCTTTTCGTTGAGCCACCTGACACGAAGCCCTGTCGGAGTGCGTGATGAGAGCTCGCCCAGCTCATCGTCCAGACCACCATACTCGCCACGCAGATACTGAACGGTCTCAACCAGTGATGACGAAGAGTGAACGACTATCAGGAAGCGGAGATTAGGAAACCTCTGTGCAACAATCTGATGTGTGATGAATCGCTTTCCCAGACCGCAGTCCAGCTCAAGCAATAGGTTTGAATTCCGATTCTCTACTGTCTTCTGAAGAATGTACTCCTGGTAGCCCCTTGGCGTGTACCTCTTGCTCGTGCCAGACATCTCCATCATGTGTAGTAAAGTATGCGTTTTCAACTCATCTCAAGGCCTGAGTACCTCGGTGAGTGAAGGCCTTTGAAGCACAGACTCGTGCGTTGCACCATACGCTATGAAGCCTACGGATGGCATCGATACTCAAGACGCTCTCCGCACATACACGTCGCTCTGTCTCCAGCGTCCGGAGGCGCTTCATTGTGCAGGAGAGTTGCTGCATGAGTGATTCAGATGTGCTCACCGTTCGCAGGGGTGTCGGTCACCCCCGCGTCATGAGTCGCGCTTGGTGGCATCTGAGGGGCAACGGTCACACGGGGAATCACCTTACCGTGTATCCAGATGCTATTTGACGGGATGACACAGTCCTTTGGCACTGTGCTGTTAGCCCCGATGATGACATTGTCTCCGACTGTGACACCGGGCAACACTACCGCGTTTGCGCCCACAGTCACACCATTGCCTAGGCGCACGGTCTTCAGATACAGCCGATCACCCTCGTACACATGCCCGCTAAGAATGGCGTCGTAGCCAAAGAAGCAGTTGCTGCCTATCACGGTTCGTTCAGGGTTGAACAGACGACCATTACCAACGACCGTGTTTGGACCAATTTGCGCTCCGAATGCCATGTGACGTGGCTTCGTGTCCATGAAGACACTGAAGAACCATGCGAAATATGGGAATATGACGTAGTAGACCTGTTTGAACTCGTATATCAGCCACTCGCCGGTCTCCATGGGGTAGTATCCGTCCTTGAGTTCAGGAATGCCCCTTCGGGACAACTTGAACATACCAAGCAGAAGACCAAGGAATATCGCGTAGCAGAAGAACAAGATAGGCACGAGAAGCAACAGGAACCAGAAGCGGTCATAGAAGATCTCGGGAACCAATGAGCCGAGCAAGCCCCTCACATAGCCCGGGATGGCTGTCAGAGGTCCACCATGTGCTGTGAACACAGCATCGATGCTCTGGTAGGCAATGAGCAGGAGTATGACGGCCGGAATTGCTGCCACGGTTATACTGACTAGGATGGAGAGGATCATGTATACCGCGTAGAACACAACCTTGGGCTTCATTGGTTGCTCATCTTCAATAAGGTCTAGTCCTCTCTTTGAGGAGTTCCCTTTTAATGTAGTGCAATTGCACCAAACCAGTCTGCAGCGATTTGAGCCACGTATATGCGCCCATGATTGATGTTGACCTTGTCATTAGTCATCCGATGCGGGCTGCAGAGCAGAGGATAGTGGCCACGAGCAATGAATACCGTAACCTCGTCGTGTCTGAGATGTCATGGAAACAGATAAAGAGCCATCTCACGGGTCCTGAGAAGGCGAAGACACCATGACGCATGACCTCATAGTTGTCGGAACGGGTCCGGCCGGACTGAAGACTGCAGAACACGCAGCTGCACTGGGGCTCAAGCCACTAGTATTGGAGAAGCGAGCCAGAGTGACCGACTCGCTCATGGGCGAGCTTGTCACAGAGAAGGCACTTCGGCTGCTGGGGGTGAGGCCGGACAGCGAGTACGTGGGGAACAAGTTCACGGCAATAGTGGGGGAGAGCCTCGACACGGGAGCCAATATCGTCGTAGACCGGAGTCTGCTGGGCAACTCGTATCTGTTGGACGAGGACAGATGCCAAGAGCTCATGCGCGACAGGGCGTTATCCAACGGAGCCGAGTTCAGATACAACACGAGAGTGTCATCGGTTATCAAGAAGGACAATGCTGTCATTGGTGTGAGCTGTGCGAATGGCGAGCAGATGATGTCAGGCCTCACAGTGGGAGCTGATGGTTCCTACAGCAGGGTCTCAGCAACCGCAGGGTTCACCCATCCGAAGTGGCTCCTGAGCTACGGCTACAGATACAAACTTGCTGGCTGCAGGGGACTGGACCCCGGGACGGCTTACTTCTTCGTTGGTCGCGACGTGGGACTCGGCTATCTCTGGCTCTATCCCCGCTCAGAGACTGAGACCAATCTTGGCATTGGTCGGGTTCCATCATCAAGGGACAACTGGCAGAGACTGCCCCCAATGATGGACGTGCTCAAGAAATACATGAAGACTCATCCGGAGACACAGAATGCCAAGATAGTATCGGTAAATGGAGGCGTCGTGCCCTGCGCGGGAATCATTCCCCGTTTCACCGGTGCAGGTGTGGCGCTATGCGGAAACGCTGCAGGTCAGGTCTCATCGATTGTGGGAGGAGGAGTTACCACATGTCTGCACGCAGGCAGGCTCCTAGCAAGACACGCAAAGAGAATCGTTGATACCGGGGACTACTCAGCGAAGAGTGTTGGAATGTACGAGAAGGAATACAGGCGCACCAGACTTGCACACAACATTCAGAACACAGGCAAGGGCATGTGGGCAGTGTCAAAGTATAGCCGGCTCAATGACCCGATTGAAGCAGCGGAGATAGTCCTTGGCCAACTGGACGCCAGGACGCTCAACGAGATGATTCAAGGGCATGCGTCTCCAGCGACACTGATCTCACTGCTCACAGACTTTCTGCCGATGGTCGCGCGAATTGGACGTGGCTATCTCAAGAGTGTCGCGGTGAGTGGACTCTGAATTCTGCGAGCCCCACACGGGAATAGAGTCAGCTCACAGGACAAGATTGAGAGGAGAGCTGCACCGGACTCGCCTCTTCTTTGGTACAATGCCGACAGTATGTGCGCCGGGGAGGCATAGTGGAGTCTCGTCTGATGGATGGTGCGCCGTCAGGAATCCAAGCGCTCTGATCGAGCAACAGCGGGATTGCGTCACTGTTCGTGCGATGGTGTGACCTCGACCGCGGTCGGCGTGGACTCCTTCACAACCCAGTCAGTACTACTGGACAGGACATGGAATATGTCGGCAGAAGCGGCTTCGAAATCCTCGTAGAGGCCGTACTCGCCTCCTGCAGCGTAAGGATGTCCGCCGCCCTTGAACAGCTTTGCGGCCTCGTTGCAACTAACATTCTCCCGTGTCCTACGGAATCCCAGCATCCCGCCCGGACTGAGCGTGACCAATAGGTCGGCCGCCCTTAGACCTTGATAGATAGACCTGAGATTGTTCTCATCGGAGGCAAAAGTACCCAAGTCCGTAGTGGTGACCCCAAGCGGTATCTCGACCACTCTGACGAGACGCCCGTGTATATCCATATCACGATGACCTTCAAGTGCCTTCCTCATCTTCTTCAACTTCTCCTTCCGGTAGTTCGACACTCTCCGTTCAAGCAGGTCATCCTTGAATCGTCCCGCCTGTTCATTCCACAGCCCTGCGATGCCTTCGTCAATCAGCTTGTCCAGCAGAGACCGGAGGGCCTGGGTCACGTCCTCCTTGCGCTCTATAGCTGAAAAACGAATCACAGAGAGAGCATCCGTCAGAGCTGTCGCGGCATCGATCTGTCTGAGGTTGAAGTCTGTGTCGTGTGCTATCCGTGCGAGTGACTCTGAGACCGGGTCGTCAGGCATCAGTACCCTGAATGCAATCTCAGCTGCACAGAGGTCATGACGCATCTTCAATACGGGCTTGTTGCCCAATGACAGTACGACCTTGAGACACTTCTCAGGCCATCGATGATGGTCAAGCCAGACGACTCTGCAGCCCTGCGCCACTGCACGTCTTAGAGCCTCACTTACCAGGCCGACAGATTCAATATCGATGCCGAGGTCTGTGACGACTATCAGAGTGTTTCTCAGTCCAGCGACCGTGGAGAAGGCATTCCCAAAGGACCCATAGTCGGTCAGCGAGACAGCATAGGGCAGACCATTCTTCTTCGCATAGCGGCAGGCTATGGCTGCGGAGGCCAGCCCGTCCACATCCTTATCGTGTGACACTGACGCTAGTGCGGATATGGCCGGGGACTTTCGCTCTGTTGTCTCGGTCATGTGAAGTCAGACTTACCCGAGTGCTCTGCCTTTTGATTCTTGTTCTTTAGTAGTTCAATTTGCGCAGTGACAGCAGACGGACACTCGGACATGCTCTCCATCGGTCATCTGCAGGTTGGTGCATTAGGTGCTTTACCACTTGTTCCAGTGCACGACCTCCGAGAGAGGCCTTCTTGTCGACCGCTGCAGTTCCTTCTCACGAGTCGCATCATCAAGAGTGGACAGGTCTGCGGCATATCCGAAGAAGACAACTGTGACAATCCGGTATTCATCTGGTATCCCAAAGCTCTTCTTGAGCATGGCTTCGTCCCAACCAGCTATCGGGTGGCCCATCAGACCAAGATGCACTGCTTGAAGCAACATGTTCTCGACAGCAAGCCCCACGTCCATCATGAAGTACGGAAGGCCATGTGCTGGACAACCGCCGTCTTCTTTCGCAGCAACCAGTATCATCACCGGTGCCTTCTTCCCATAGGCATTACCACGACTGAGAGCCTCGTGCCCTGCTGCAAGGGCCTCCGGTGTCCTCAGTACCACAAAGTTCCAAGCCTGAGTGTTGCTGCATGACGGTGCCAACCGACCGGCCTCAAGTATTGACTCGAGTTCAGCATCGCCTACCGGCCTGTCTGAGTATGCTCTACCACTTCTTCGTTCCCTGATCTCTCTCATCACGCGGTCCATCTTATCTACCCCTAAGGTTGTTGTTGGTTCGGCTGAGTCGGACGCAGGAGTCTTGTCACACTTAAGGGAAGACAGGAGACGCGAAACGCTCGGATGCCCGACAGACCCAAGCCCGCTCAGCTCATGGGCTGATGCCGCGACTACTCACTTCACTTCCATCACTGTGCCGCAGTGACTCGGGATTGGTTGATGACCACACACCGGTCCCATCCAGCAGACAAGCTCGCTGCCTTCCTTATGCATTTCCTTCCCACAGTGCACTGGCACAGGAACTGACTTACCACACTTAGGACAGACTAGTCGCGCCATCTGTATCACTACCCGAATAAGAGATAAACTATCTTGAACTAGGATGTCATGACATATGAACCTTAGCATCTGGCGGCGAGCGCCTATGAGT
Coding sequences within it:
- a CDS encoding DEAD/DEAH box helicase family protein — encoded protein: MKTHTLLHMMEMSGTSKRYTPRGYQEYILQKTVENRNSNLLLELDCGLGKRFITHQIVAQRFPNLRFLIVVHSSSSLVETVQYLRGEYGGLDDELGELSSRTPTGLRVRWLNEKRVIVATPQVLAGVLERHPEAASGIDAVLINEVDTLVRRSGGLTALVYPWPTLLSQLKDKWIIGMSGTLRDDHAVFSKDQVEIRQELATLREYIPNAVLISMEDLYGTDVSDYIEPTLLQMERVTDIKVRSVSIVLDELIRDCRQQIVNELEESDNLGLIEGDSRRIYLLLDTLPVSDELKSQYGGLLMLRKYVYGMPPRRFIRMFYEEPVKHHFNLSQLRRSLPEVSSKAVRVLAIAKRFEKVLVLTSYLEMVKDIQTLLERSGLNSLALTGQTTNKGEVLRAFREDEAVRVLVMSPVGERDLDIPHAQVMVVCDVINTTKTMYQKVKRTRGGLVILLTYSGTSEERKVTRLMSSIVEKYPWSSAIMQTESESLR
- a CDS encoding NAD(P)/FAD-dependent oxidoreductase, producing the protein MTHDLIVVGTGPAGLKTAEHAAALGLKPLVLEKRARVTDSLMGELVTEKALRLLGVRPDSEYVGNKFTAIVGESLDTGANIVVDRSLLGNSYLLDEDRCQELMRDRALSNGAEFRYNTRVSSVIKKDNAVIGVSCANGEQMMSGLTVGADGSYSRVSATAGFTHPKWLLSYGYRYKLAGCRGLDPGTAYFFVGRDVGLGYLWLYPRSETETNLGIGRVPSSRDNWQRLPPMMDVLKKYMKTHPETQNAKIVSVNGGVVPCAGIIPRFTGAGVALCGNAAGQVSSIVGGGVTTCLHAGRLLARHAKRIVDTGDYSAKSVGMYEKEYRRTRLAHNIQNTGKGMWAVSKYSRLNDPIEAAEIVLGQLDARTLNEMIQGHASPATLISLLTDFLPMVARIGRGYLKSVAVSGL
- a CDS encoding nitroreductase family protein, which produces MDRVMREIRERRSGRAYSDRPVGDAELESILEAGRLAPSCSNTQAWNFVVLRTPEALAAGHEALSRGNAYGKKAPVMILVAAKEDGGCPAHGLPYFMMDVGLAVENMLLQAVHLGLMGHPIAGWDEAMLKKSFGIPDEYRIVTVVFFGYAADLSTLDDATREKELQRSTRRPLSEVVHWNKW